The following are encoded together in the Bacillus sp. V2I10 genome:
- a CDS encoding YhfX family PLP-dependent enzyme has product MKSLGDETALFLDMIQKRNPALIKAAAALHQSGSIPPNTYVIDLDSFKANVRALAKSAEANSVKLFYMTKQIGRSGFVGKTIQRNGIEKAVAVDIDEAFNLSEAGCKIGNLGHLVQPGKNQWEMVLKQLRPEVVTLFSLERARQLSDAAFKLGLKQNVILRVISQHDFIYPGQYGGFLIDNLESSIRELQLMSGINVIGATCFPVLQLNKAKTDFEFTSNLQTLLKSRDILVNQGIEVIHLNAPSSTCCHTMPLLREYGITHGEPGHALTGTTPLHAYTENLIEKPCMAYLSEISHMDEDQAYTIAGGFYARSNMKKALFGDRLDQETAVHTASTENIDYYGSLKRGPKMNVGDTVLYAFRTQIFVTRSHVAFLKNADSKTPEVVHFQRRGV; this is encoded by the coding sequence ATGAAATCGTTAGGGGATGAGACAGCCTTGTTCTTAGACATGATACAGAAACGAAACCCTGCATTAATTAAGGCAGCAGCTGCCTTGCATCAGAGTGGTTCTATCCCTCCGAATACGTACGTCATCGACTTGGACTCATTTAAGGCAAATGTACGGGCTCTTGCAAAATCAGCCGAGGCAAACAGCGTTAAGCTGTTTTATATGACGAAACAAATTGGACGAAGCGGTTTTGTCGGGAAGACCATCCAGCGAAACGGTATCGAGAAAGCGGTTGCAGTTGATATTGATGAAGCATTCAATCTTTCAGAGGCAGGCTGCAAAATAGGGAACCTTGGCCATCTTGTACAGCCCGGAAAAAATCAATGGGAAATGGTCCTAAAACAGCTCCGGCCTGAAGTGGTCACACTTTTCTCCCTGGAAAGAGCCAGACAGCTGTCAGATGCAGCCTTCAAACTGGGACTGAAACAGAACGTTATATTAAGGGTGATTAGCCAGCATGATTTCATTTATCCGGGTCAATACGGCGGATTTTTAATTGACAACTTAGAGTCGAGTATACGTGAGCTGCAGCTGATGTCTGGAATAAACGTCATTGGAGCAACCTGTTTTCCGGTCTTGCAGCTGAACAAGGCCAAAACCGATTTTGAATTCACCAGTAATTTGCAAACCCTGCTAAAATCCAGAGATATTCTTGTTAACCAGGGAATAGAAGTAATTCATCTTAATGCGCCGAGTTCCACTTGCTGCCATACGATGCCCCTTCTTCGCGAATATGGAATTACGCACGGTGAGCCGGGTCACGCCTTGACGGGAACGACTCCTCTGCATGCGTATACTGAAAATCTGATAGAGAAACCGTGCATGGCTTATTTATCGGAAATCTCGCATATGGATGAAGATCAGGCGTACACCATTGCAGGCGGGTTTTATGCCCGTTCCAATATGAAAAAGGCACTCTTTGGAGATCGTTTGGATCAGGAAACAGCGGTTCATACGGCTTCTACAGAAAACATTGATTACTACGGAAGCTTGAAGCGGGGTCCAAAGATGAATGTTGGAGATACGGTTCTTTACGCTTTCCGAACGCAAATTTTTGTTACGAGATCCCACGTGGCTTTTCTTAAAAATGCAGATTCAAAAACTCCTGAGGTGGTTCATTTTCAGAGAAGAGGGGTGTAG
- a CDS encoding histidinol-phosphatase, with the protein MKFDYHTHHERCGHAECSIRDYVEAALEKQLDIIGISDHSPYLYSEEDHLYPNIAMAKSHFPEYVEEVLSLKKEYEGKIEVLLGVESDFFPEHIHMYKQYFEKYPFDYVIGSVHHVEGLNIFKKDRWEGLTEQEKQKTKDNYYTLIQKSAHSGVFQILGHIDAMKGYYPDFSAIQTEAVDRTLTIISECDVAIEINTSGKNKFCGGWYPSDEILERALYHGVKVTFGSDAHTPARVGDEFEEVQSVLKEIGFKEWAIFRQRKRFMTYL; encoded by the coding sequence ATGAAATTTGATTACCATACTCATCATGAAAGATGCGGACATGCAGAGTGCTCCATTCGCGATTACGTGGAAGCGGCATTGGAAAAACAGCTGGATATCATAGGGATTTCAGACCATTCTCCATATCTATACAGCGAAGAAGACCATTTGTATCCAAATATTGCGATGGCAAAAAGTCATTTTCCAGAATACGTGGAGGAAGTGCTGAGCCTGAAAAAAGAGTATGAAGGCAAAATCGAAGTTCTTCTCGGTGTAGAATCTGATTTTTTTCCGGAGCATATCCATATGTACAAGCAGTATTTCGAAAAGTATCCATTCGATTATGTGATTGGATCGGTACATCATGTAGAAGGGCTGAATATCTTTAAAAAAGATCGCTGGGAAGGGCTCACTGAACAGGAGAAACAGAAGACGAAGGACAACTATTACACCTTGATTCAGAAATCTGCCCACAGTGGCGTGTTTCAAATTCTTGGTCACATAGACGCCATGAAAGGTTATTATCCCGATTTTTCAGCGATTCAAACCGAGGCGGTGGACAGGACGTTAACCATCATTTCAGAGTGTGATGTAGCGATTGAAATCAATACATCCGGCAAAAACAAATTTTGCGGAGGATGGTATCCTTCTGACGAAATACTGGAAAGAGCGCTTTATCATGGAGTGAAGGTCACATTCGGGTCAGATGCCCACACCCCTGCACGTGTCGGAGATGAATTTGAGGAGGTGCAGAGTGTGCTAAAAGAAATAGGATTTAAAGAATGGGCTATTTTTAGGCAAAGAAAACGGTTTATGACTTATTTGTAA
- a CDS encoding phosphotriesterase, with product MYIQTVLGKLEPQELGVCACHEHLYVDLSRVKKNEDTCLQDIELIMEDLESFAALGGKAIVEVTNEGMGRDAEQLAEISRKTGLQIIASTGCYKDPFIPDDKKEWNRDQFAEWMITEIKEGIGDTGIKPGVIGEIGSSLNEFKPIETELFHGAIEAAKTTKLPLSTHTTLGTCALEQIDLFQKEGLFLEKVIIGHQDLNTNDEVVLEVLNSGAFAAMDTIGKENYRADEDRIRSLLTFLEKGFENQLLLSSDLTRKSHLKSLGGQGYDIVLRSFIPALKSHGVSGSIINKLLVTNPQKAFSIG from the coding sequence ATGTATATTCAAACCGTTCTAGGTAAACTGGAGCCGCAGGAGTTAGGTGTGTGTGCCTGTCATGAACATCTATATGTGGACTTAAGCAGAGTGAAAAAGAACGAAGATACTTGCTTGCAGGATATTGAACTCATCATGGAAGACTTAGAAAGTTTTGCCGCTCTTGGAGGCAAAGCGATTGTAGAAGTCACAAATGAGGGGATGGGAAGAGACGCAGAGCAGCTTGCGGAAATTAGCCGGAAAACTGGTCTGCAAATCATTGCGAGTACGGGCTGCTATAAGGATCCATTCATTCCGGATGACAAAAAGGAATGGAATCGGGATCAATTTGCAGAGTGGATGATCACGGAAATCAAAGAGGGAATAGGAGATACAGGAATTAAACCGGGGGTAATCGGTGAGATCGGAAGCAGTCTGAATGAATTTAAACCGATCGAAACCGAGCTTTTCCATGGAGCCATCGAAGCGGCCAAAACCACAAAGCTTCCGCTCTCCACCCATACAACGCTCGGCACTTGTGCCCTAGAGCAGATCGATCTTTTTCAAAAAGAAGGTCTGTTTCTTGAAAAGGTGATCATCGGCCATCAGGATCTGAATACGAACGATGAAGTTGTGCTGGAAGTATTGAACAGCGGAGCATTTGCGGCGATGGATACGATCGGCAAAGAAAATTACCGGGCGGATGAAGACCGGATCCGGTCTTTGCTCACATTTCTTGAAAAAGGTTTTGAAAATCAGCTCTTGCTCTCTAGTGACCTGACAAGGAAATCCCATCTAAAGTCGCTCGGAGGGCAGGGATATGATATAGTTCTCAGGTCGTTTATACCGGCACTGAAAAGCCATGGAGTCAGCGGCTCTATTATAAATAAACTGCTTGTAACCAATCCTCAAAAGGCATTCAGCATCGGTTAG
- a CDS encoding diguanylate cyclase domain-containing protein — protein sequence MTHLSEYTLMSIKSLFFDYISIESLQNSKTHEEYFVSTLQKAMNSEDVALFKYENHKFVLLAATAGFYQFNRIVKQQNQVEMHDREVELLIRGEFLIVIKEEKKAFSKEFYDKLQSECHQFLSYFIRLFNKKESDAKHKSLYQLTEKLHSTMSKDEVLNQLIFSLQTMFPAYLFYLFLSQDIDNKQNLLIKSLDYEGNYGNEKAMEAYLTGDVQWELSKNSNQLVYAPLKGNQGVYGVLEVTQQNQSYLNNDVMLIITSLAKAAGNALENAKLYEQSKKLVSDLQLINETSQRLNKNLRLIETMTFMSERIMRSFSAEEVGFYYMNEEGQPHILPGSTPFFHKGESKPYINLVHSKVSQQLEGMFMGEVRVNERSEFSSLIAIPMIQSEQLKGFAIILHSDSYFFTFEMFKLLQSLIHHSTLALMNSMLREELEQLVKTDHLTKLHSRNFLDESLQSSFEKDRQGTFILVDIDNFKLINDTYGHQVGDEVLIQVAKIIKNSIREHDIGARWGGEELAVYLPQADLAAGITFANRLAASVRKETVPTVTVSCGVAHWRDGRHDTLKRIIRRADKALYSAKESGKNCVIFQEDIEVV from the coding sequence GTGACACACCTATCAGAGTATACGTTAATGTCTATTAAGAGTCTTTTCTTTGATTATATCAGCATCGAAAGCCTGCAAAACAGCAAAACACATGAAGAATACTTTGTCAGCACCCTGCAAAAGGCAATGAATTCAGAGGATGTTGCGCTTTTTAAATATGAGAATCATAAGTTTGTTCTGCTGGCTGCAACTGCCGGCTTTTATCAATTCAATCGCATTGTTAAACAGCAAAATCAAGTAGAAATGCATGATCGTGAGGTTGAACTATTAATTCGGGGAGAATTTCTTATCGTAATAAAAGAAGAAAAGAAGGCATTCAGTAAGGAATTCTACGATAAACTTCAAAGTGAATGTCATCAGTTCCTTTCCTATTTTATCAGGCTGTTTAATAAAAAGGAGAGCGACGCAAAACATAAATCACTGTATCAGCTGACAGAAAAACTTCATTCTACTATGAGCAAGGACGAAGTTTTGAATCAATTAATCTTTTCTCTTCAAACGATGTTTCCTGCCTATCTTTTTTATTTGTTCCTGTCACAGGATATTGACAATAAACAAAATTTGTTGATTAAAAGCTTGGATTATGAGGGGAATTACGGAAATGAAAAAGCGATGGAGGCTTATTTGACAGGGGATGTACAGTGGGAGCTTTCCAAAAACTCAAATCAGCTTGTTTATGCTCCACTTAAGGGAAATCAGGGTGTATATGGAGTTTTAGAAGTCACACAGCAAAATCAGTCTTATTTGAACAACGATGTCATGCTTATTATTACATCTCTCGCAAAGGCTGCCGGCAATGCACTTGAAAACGCAAAACTTTATGAACAATCAAAAAAGCTTGTTTCTGACCTGCAGCTTATAAATGAAACCTCTCAGCGTCTGAATAAAAACTTGCGGTTAATTGAAACGATGACTTTCATGTCAGAACGAATTATGCGTTCATTTTCTGCTGAAGAGGTTGGCTTTTATTATATGAATGAGGAAGGACAGCCGCACATTTTGCCGGGCAGTACGCCCTTTTTTCACAAAGGGGAATCAAAACCTTATATTAATTTAGTTCACAGCAAAGTTAGCCAGCAATTAGAAGGTATGTTTATGGGGGAAGTAAGGGTAAATGAAAGATCAGAATTTTCCTCGCTCATTGCCATCCCGATGATTCAAAGCGAACAGCTGAAGGGATTTGCCATTATTCTTCATTCTGACTCTTATTTCTTTACATTTGAGATGTTTAAGCTGCTGCAATCACTTATTCATCATTCTACGCTGGCCCTGATGAATTCCATGCTTCGGGAAGAACTGGAGCAACTTGTTAAAACCGATCATTTAACAAAATTACACTCCCGCAACTTTTTGGATGAGTCCTTACAGAGTTCCTTTGAAAAAGACCGGCAGGGAACGTTCATCTTGGTGGATATAGATAATTTTAAGCTGATTAATGATACTTATGGACATCAAGTTGGAGATGAAGTTCTTATTCAAGTCGCAAAGATTATTAAGAACAGCATCCGTGAACACGATATTGGTGCAAGATGGGGCGGTGAAGAACTTGCGGTCTATTTGCCTCAGGCGGATCTTGCAGCAGGAATCACTTTTGCGAACCGCCTTGCAGCTTCAGTACGGAAAGAAACAGTTCCAACAGTTACTGTTTCATGCGGAGTCGCACATTGGAGGGATGGCCGTCATGATACGCTGAAAAGAATCATCAGGCGTGCAGACAAAGCTTTATACAGTGCGAAGGAAAGCGGCAAAAACTGTGTCATTTTTCAAGAGGATATAGAGGTTGTATAA
- the rpsD gene encoding 30S ribosomal protein S4 has protein sequence MSRYTGPSWKLSRRLGISLSGTGKELEKRPFAPGQHGPTQRKKLSEYGLQLQEKQKLRHMFGVNERQFRNTFDKAAKMTGKHGENFMILLESRLDNVVYRLGLARTRRQARQIVNHGHIMVDGSRVDIPSFQVKPGQTITLREKSSNLDIVKESIEVSNFVPEFLTFDADKLEGTFTRLPERSELPAEINEALIVEFYSR, from the coding sequence ATGTCTCGTTATACAGGTCCAAGTTGGAAACTTTCCCGCCGTCTGGGAATTTCATTAAGCGGAACAGGTAAAGAATTAGAAAAGCGTCCATTCGCGCCAGGTCAGCACGGCCCGACTCAACGCAAAAAATTATCTGAGTACGGCTTACAATTACAGGAAAAACAAAAGCTTCGCCACATGTTCGGTGTGAACGAGCGTCAATTCCGCAACACATTTGACAAAGCTGCTAAAATGACTGGTAAACACGGTGAAAACTTCATGATTCTTCTTGAGTCTCGTTTAGACAACGTTGTATATCGTCTTGGTTTAGCTCGCACTCGCCGTCAGGCACGTCAAATCGTTAACCATGGTCACATCATGGTTGATGGAAGCCGTGTAGACATTCCATCATTCCAAGTGAAACCAGGTCAAACAATCACTTTACGTGAAAAATCAAGTAACCTTGACATCGTTAAAGAATCAATCGAAGTAAGTAACTTCGTTCCTGAATTCTTAACTTTCGATGCTGACAAATTAGAAGGTACTTTCACTCGCTTACCTGAGCGTTCTGAATTGCCGGCTGAAATTAACGAAGCTCTTATCGTTGAGTTCTACTCACGTTAA
- a CDS encoding DUF2620 domain-containing protein, translated as MKIVVGGQVEKKEIESLVKKYGGEQVEVTVKADLEAAMLLKSGGADYYVGACHTGGGGALAMAIALLGKPKCATISMPGKTPLKENVQLAVDQGATAFGFTGDHKEKAVEYLMEALLKNK; from the coding sequence ATGAAAATTGTAGTAGGCGGTCAGGTTGAGAAAAAAGAGATTGAGAGTTTAGTTAAGAAATACGGAGGAGAGCAGGTAGAAGTAACCGTGAAAGCTGATTTAGAAGCGGCGATGCTGCTGAAATCAGGGGGAGCGGATTATTACGTCGGCGCCTGCCATACCGGAGGAGGGGGAGCTTTGGCTATGGCAATAGCGCTGCTTGGAAAACCAAAGTGCGCAACCATCTCTATGCCCGGCAAGACTCCGCTAAAAGAAAACGTGCAGTTAGCAGTCGATCAGGGGGCAACAGCTTTTGGATTTACTGGGGATCACAAGGAGAAAGCTGTTGAGTATTTAATGGAGGCTTTACTAAAAAACAAATAG
- a CDS encoding serine hydrolase codes for MKKIGVYLMIIFLFIAPVSAGVSAKEKPGKLSYGNSKTEGMDPKFLSEIDGAVYRAIEDGITPGAVVLVARNGKILKEQAYGDAQKYDMGNLLDHPRKMKKDHIFDLASVTKVMGTTQGIMKLEYENKLSLSDSAAKYIPEFGQNGKEHVTIADLLTHTSGLTPWYPTYLYARNSKEVLNYINKLPLEYGTGTQRKYSDFSFMTLGFVIEKISNQRLDRYLENEIYKPLKMKNTMFTPDEKQKKKIAATSWGNPYEYKMIDDPDFGYDVDEDPDMFPYWRNYTLVGEVNDGNSFYGNGGVAGHAGLFSTAMDLAVLGQVMLNGGSYGKVEIYNQETVNTFTSDQAFGQGYGFEKAKNWYMGDQYSEKAFGHTGFTGTQVIIDPEYNLQIILLTNKQNNGQLPSGSYASTGPLSKKIANIVYSSINR; via the coding sequence ATGAAAAAGATAGGTGTATATCTGATGATCATCTTCCTATTTATAGCTCCAGTTTCAGCCGGCGTATCCGCTAAAGAAAAGCCTGGCAAACTGAGCTATGGGAATTCTAAAACAGAAGGTATGGATCCAAAGTTTCTATCAGAAATCGATGGTGCTGTTTACCGTGCAATAGAAGATGGAATTACACCCGGAGCGGTCGTGCTCGTTGCAAGAAACGGAAAAATACTCAAGGAACAAGCATACGGTGATGCTCAAAAATACGATATGGGAAACCTTCTCGATCATCCCCGAAAAATGAAAAAGGATCATATTTTTGATTTAGCCTCTGTTACAAAAGTGATGGGCACAACCCAGGGGATTATGAAGCTCGAGTATGAGAATAAATTATCCCTATCCGATTCTGCAGCTAAATACATTCCTGAATTTGGTCAAAATGGGAAAGAGCATGTAACCATAGCAGATTTATTAACGCATACGTCAGGATTAACCCCTTGGTACCCTACCTACCTTTACGCCCGCAATTCAAAAGAAGTACTGAACTATATTAATAAGCTGCCGCTTGAATACGGTACAGGCACGCAGCGGAAATACAGTGATTTCAGTTTTATGACACTTGGATTTGTGATTGAAAAAATCAGTAACCAGCGACTTGATCGATACTTGGAAAACGAAATCTACAAGCCTCTCAAGATGAAGAATACGATGTTCACGCCTGATGAGAAGCAGAAGAAGAAAATCGCCGCTACTTCATGGGGAAATCCGTATGAGTATAAAATGATTGATGATCCTGACTTTGGATACGATGTAGATGAAGATCCAGACATGTTTCCTTATTGGAGGAACTATACACTCGTTGGAGAAGTGAATGATGGCAACAGCTTTTACGGAAACGGCGGGGTTGCCGGTCATGCCGGTTTGTTTTCAACGGCTATGGATTTAGCCGTATTAGGACAGGTCATGCTGAATGGCGGGTCCTATGGCAAAGTGGAAATTTACAATCAGGAAACGGTCAACACCTTTACTTCTGACCAAGCGTTCGGACAAGGGTATGGATTTGAGAAAGCGAAAAACTGGTACATGGGTGACCAGTATTCGGAAAAAGCCTTTGGTCATACAGGATTTACAGGAACTCAAGTGATTATAGATCCGGAATACAACCTGCAGATCATCCTGCTTACCAACAAACAAAACAATGGACAGCTCCCGAGCGGAAGCTATGCGAGCACAGGACCGCTGTCTAAGAAAATCGCCAACATCGTTTATTCTTCGATTAATCGATAA
- a CDS encoding YhfT family protein: MVEVILMACIGALAAVMANLGIAVFNDGLRPIVPENLEGRMSRKELGVTAFAMSFGLVIGFGIPISIAGSIILIHSILLGTDIIGLAFNRGKINSVLAGAAGALYGAGIYYGLQVVVDAFAMLPLNFAEGFNKIGEPVVVSFMVFPAIAVALQFGIKKGILTFIVAAIARQLIVFANTEKLISINGTQVVLSPEGIALIIGMIFLIAFAVREKSDEKSLSTLAALFTERVSKIKKYVWVLMISGGLVAAATSQLLIAGDPISLNLLSEGKIAEGGIASLAKAIGFVPLIASTAIATGVYGPVGFTFVFGAGIFSPNPIIAAILGAVIILVEVMILTQLAKVLDRYPGIRASGENIRTAMTRVLEVALLIGGANAANAIVPGLGFFAIAGIYLLNEAAGRPIVRMAVGPVGAIAVGIIGNILVLLGLYIPPAG; the protein is encoded by the coding sequence ATGGTAGAAGTAATTTTAATGGCTTGTATTGGGGCTCTAGCAGCCGTCATGGCAAATTTAGGGATTGCGGTATTTAACGATGGGCTCAGACCGATTGTTCCGGAAAATCTTGAAGGGCGGATGAGCAGAAAAGAGCTTGGGGTTACCGCCTTTGCCATGAGTTTCGGTCTTGTCATCGGGTTTGGGATTCCGATTTCAATTGCGGGAAGCATTATTCTTATTCATAGTATTTTGCTTGGTACAGACATCATTGGTCTTGCGTTCAACAGAGGAAAAATTAATTCCGTGCTCGCAGGGGCTGCCGGAGCTTTATATGGCGCTGGCATTTACTATGGTCTGCAAGTTGTCGTCGATGCATTTGCGATGCTGCCGCTGAATTTCGCTGAAGGATTTAATAAAATCGGCGAACCGGTTGTCGTTTCCTTCATGGTGTTTCCGGCCATCGCTGTTGCTCTTCAATTTGGAATTAAAAAAGGGATTCTGACGTTTATTGTGGCAGCTATTGCAAGACAGCTTATCGTTTTTGCGAACACGGAAAAGCTGATCAGCATCAATGGGACGCAAGTTGTTTTAAGTCCGGAAGGGATTGCTCTTATCATCGGAATGATTTTCTTAATCGCATTTGCTGTACGGGAAAAGTCGGATGAGAAGAGCCTGTCCACTTTAGCGGCATTGTTCACAGAACGCGTCTCGAAAATTAAAAAATATGTATGGGTACTTATGATAAGCGGCGGACTTGTAGCCGCAGCTACGAGCCAGCTTTTAATCGCCGGCGACCCGATCTCTCTTAACCTGCTATCGGAAGGGAAGATTGCCGAAGGCGGTATTGCCTCTCTTGCAAAAGCAATCGGATTCGTTCCACTGATCGCAAGTACAGCGATTGCTACAGGGGTATATGGTCCAGTAGGGTTTACCTTCGTTTTCGGGGCTGGAATTTTCTCCCCAAATCCAATCATCGCGGCTATTTTAGGAGCTGTCATCATCTTAGTGGAAGTGATGATTTTGACTCAATTAGCAAAAGTTCTCGACCGCTATCCCGGTATTCGGGCATCTGGTGAAAACATCAGGACAGCGATGACGCGCGTGTTGGAAGTGGCCCTTCTCATTGGAGGCGCAAATGCTGCGAATGCCATTGTTCCAGGTCTGGGCTTCTTCGCCATTGCCGGGATCTATTTACTGAATGAAGCAGCTGGACGTCCAATCGTCCGTATGGCAGTTGGGCCTGTTGGAGCAATTGCAGTAGGAATTATCGGAAACATCCTGGTACTTCTTGGGCTCTACATACCGCCCGCAGGATAA
- a CDS encoding aminotransferase class V-fold PLP-dependent enzyme, which translates to MALKYANSILINRTMEEAKELQFKLIDEMTKVFRNNAFFETGDVGLHPDYHRPKTTAAAEKVLSNVFDSEDCALVRGSGSGAIRIALSMIAEPGDSIFVHEAPMYMTTKETFRMMGLKQEAVNFNQMDNVKNALETKLHIKVFYIQHARQQPTDTYDLEEIIALVKKSRPDVIILVDDNYCAMKMKGIGVEYGAHLSTFSGFKVLGPEGIGLILGSSEIIEKIHQTNYSGGGQVQGHEAHELLRAMTVAPVMLAIQNEQVEQLCENLNHGGFSFVKEAYITNSQSKNVIVELSAPIAPKVIEKASSFGAATYPVGAESKYDILPMIYRVSGSFLESQPQLREYGLRINPMKASAETILRILELSVNEIVRG; encoded by the coding sequence ATGGCGTTAAAATATGCAAATTCCATACTTATTAATCGGACGATGGAAGAGGCAAAAGAACTTCAATTCAAACTGATTGATGAAATGACGAAGGTGTTTCGAAACAATGCCTTTTTTGAAACAGGAGATGTGGGGCTTCATCCGGATTATCACCGCCCGAAGACAACAGCAGCTGCCGAGAAGGTGTTATCGAACGTGTTTGATTCCGAGGACTGCGCTCTTGTAAGAGGAAGCGGTTCCGGTGCGATCAGGATTGCGCTTAGTATGATAGCGGAGCCGGGAGATTCTATTTTTGTCCATGAAGCACCGATGTACATGACCACAAAAGAAACGTTTCGAATGATGGGACTCAAGCAAGAGGCTGTAAATTTCAATCAGATGGACAATGTGAAAAATGCATTAGAAACAAAGCTGCATATAAAGGTATTTTACATTCAGCATGCAAGACAGCAGCCGACCGATACTTATGATTTAGAAGAAATAATTGCTCTTGTTAAAAAGTCAAGGCCGGATGTCATCATTTTGGTTGATGATAACTACTGTGCAATGAAAATGAAGGGCATTGGCGTTGAGTATGGAGCGCACCTTTCTACTTTTTCCGGATTTAAAGTGCTTGGCCCTGAAGGCATCGGCCTCATTCTCGGTTCAAGTGAAATCATTGAAAAAATACATCAAACCAATTATTCCGGAGGCGGTCAGGTCCAGGGGCACGAAGCCCATGAACTGCTGCGGGCCATGACGGTGGCTCCAGTTATGCTGGCTATTCAGAATGAACAGGTGGAGCAGTTATGCGAAAACCTTAATCATGGAGGTTTTTCATTTGTTAAAGAAGCGTATATCACAAACTCTCAATCAAAGAATGTGATTGTTGAACTTTCAGCACCGATCGCACCAAAAGTGATTGAAAAAGCCTCTTCATTCGGAGCGGCAACCTATCCAGTCGGAGCAGAATCAAAGTACGATATTCTGCCAATGATTTATCGCGTATCCGGGAGCTTTTTAGAAAGCCAGCCTCAATTAAGAGAATACGGTTTGAGAATCAATCCAATGAAAGCATCTGCGGAAACCATTTTACGGATACTTGAGCTTTCAGTTAATGAAATCGTTAGGGGATGA
- a CDS encoding phosphopentomutase, whose product MGKVSLFILDGFGIGAMQDCAIAKPEDMNANTYQHLKEASGLNIPFLYNSGLNQLTDGTGLPVAAYGKSNLAHDGADTFMGHQELMGSKPGVPKKRLMKEVSRRIKLKLIKNGCRAEYPVPEAPLLLVNDCIVIGDNLESSPGNIINLICDLNQIAFEEACEIARVVRSCVDTSRVIVFGNEKTSIVKILSAVMNKPNGQWGVDSPKAHVYGEGYHVLHLGFGVDYSRQFAHLAEREGLPVYRIWKTADVVQAKGFSDSAVETVKVLSSFEHHYRKAEKDAIFLINVQETDLAGHKQDCEWYRSVLEQSDSFLAVFREKLEDDDLLIVTADHGNDPTIGHSNHTREQTPILVIGNKVKPVSIGERETMADIAATMAEYANIPAPEYGRSFLREILNAN is encoded by the coding sequence ATGGGAAAGGTATCTTTATTTATTTTGGACGGTTTCGGCATAGGAGCGATGCAGGACTGTGCAATTGCCAAGCCGGAGGACATGAATGCGAACACATATCAGCACTTGAAGGAAGCATCTGGACTGAACATTCCTTTTCTATATAACTCCGGATTAAACCAGTTGACTGATGGAACCGGATTGCCAGTCGCTGCTTATGGAAAAAGCAACCTTGCACATGATGGAGCGGATACGTTTATGGGGCACCAGGAGTTGATGGGCAGCAAACCTGGAGTTCCTAAAAAACGGCTGATGAAAGAAGTCAGCAGGCGCATCAAGTTGAAGCTGATCAAAAACGGCTGCCGTGCAGAGTATCCGGTTCCAGAAGCTCCGCTTTTACTGGTGAATGACTGTATTGTAATTGGCGACAATCTGGAGTCCTCACCTGGAAATATTATTAATTTAATATGCGATTTAAATCAAATTGCATTTGAAGAAGCATGTGAGATTGCAAGAGTTGTAAGAAGCTGCGTGGACACGAGCAGGGTCATCGTATTCGGGAATGAAAAAACGTCTATTGTGAAAATATTATCAGCCGTAATGAACAAGCCGAACGGTCAGTGGGGAGTGGATAGTCCGAAAGCCCATGTATACGGCGAAGGCTACCATGTGCTGCATCTTGGATTTGGAGTGGATTACAGCAGACAGTTTGCCCACCTGGCAGAGAGGGAAGGTCTGCCAGTCTACCGGATTTGGAAAACCGCCGATGTCGTTCAGGCAAAGGGATTCAGTGACTCCGCTGTTGAAACCGTCAAAGTGCTCTCGTCTTTTGAGCACCACTACCGGAAAGCAGAAAAGGATGCGATTTTTCTTATAAATGTCCAGGAAACCGATCTAGCGGGGCACAAACAGGATTGCGAGTGGTATCGCTCGGTGCTTGAGCAATCCGATTCCTTTCTTGCAGTATTCCGGGAAAAACTCGAAGATGATGATTTGCTGATCGTCACAGCTGATCACGGAAACGATCCGACAATCGGCCACTCCAACCATACAAGAGAGCAAACGCCAATTCTTGTGATTGGAAACAAAGTCAAGCCAGTGTCAATCGGAGAACGGGAAACGATGGCGGATATTGCGGCAACCATGGCCGAATATGCCAATATCCCCGCTCCTGAATATGGAAGAAGTTTTTTGAGAGAAATCTTGAATGCGAACTAA